The sequence CTCAAGTACAAGCCGCGCGCCGTCGTGATCTACGAGGGTGACAACGACACGGCGTACGGTGTCGCGCCGGAGGAGATCGTCGGGCGGCTCGAGTCCATCGTCGACCGCATTCACGCCGAGGTGCCGGAGGCGCGCGTCTACGTGATGTCCGTCAAGCCGAGCCTCGCCCGCGTAGACGTCTGGGACAAGGCGCAGGAAGCCAACGCGCTCTCCCAGCGCTTCGCGGACAGTCACGACCTCGTCTCCTACATCGACGTCGCCAATCCCTTCCTGCAGTCCAACGGCCAGGTGATGGACGACATCTTCATCGACGACGGCCTGCACCTGAACGAGAAGGGCACAGAGATCTGGGCGTCCACCATCAAGGCGGCGCTGATGAAGGACGAAGCCCAGCACGAGCCCACCGAGGAGTAGTCGGGCGCCGAGCCGTCAGGCTCGCCGGGCCG comes from Acidobacteriota bacterium and encodes:
- a CDS encoding G-D-S-L family lipolytic protein gives rise to the protein MKTRYARIAVLLVLALGFTTLAAAQTQTIDPTRFEEAIQAFEAEDRAMMPPEGAIVVTGSSSIRRWHPSLKQDLAPLTVIPRGFGGSTMQDLEYFLDRIVLKYKPRAVVIYEGDNDTAYGVAPEEIVGRLESIVDRIHAEVPEARVYVMSVKPSLARVDVWDKAQEANALSQRFADSHDLVSYIDVANPFLQSNGQVMDDIFIDDGLHLNEKGTEIWASTIKAALMKDEAQHEPTEE